In Capsicum annuum cultivar UCD-10X-F1 chromosome 11, UCD10Xv1.1, whole genome shotgun sequence, one genomic interval encodes:
- the LOC124888939 gene encoding secreted RxLR effector protein 161-like produces the protein MENSDWCKQIKFHLGVLDLDVALYFEKPTVITEASSDEEKSYYKYWDRSNRLGLMFMRMNIAGNIKTTLPKTESAKELLKIVEESFQTADKSLAGTLMVGSLMYAQICTRPDISFAVGMLGRYQSNPGMDHWKAAKKVLRYLQETKDHMLTYRRSDNLDAIGYLDSNYADCVDTRKSTFGYLFLLGGGSISWKSAK, from the exons ATggagaattcag ATTGGTGCAAACAGATCAAATTCCATCTTGGggttttagatcttgatgttgCACTTTACTTTGAAAAGCCAACTGTTATTACTGAAGCTAGCagtgatgaagaaaagtcctattataAGTACTGGGATCGGTCTAACAGATTAGGCCTAATGTTCATGCGAATGAATATTGCGGGCAATATTAAGACTACTCTTCCCAAAACTGAAAGTGCAAAAGAACTTCTGAAAATTGTGGAAGAGTCTTTCCAAACTGCTGATAAGTCTCTTGCTGGGACActaatgg ttgggagtcttatgtatgcccaAATATGTACAAGACCAGACATCAGTTTTGCTGTTGGAATGCTGGGTCGATATCAAAGTAATCCTGGAATGGATCACTGGAAGGCTGCAAAGAAAGTGTTGCGATACTTACAAGAAACGAAAGATCATatgctcacttatagaagatCTGATAATCTAGATGCGATTGGATATTTAGATTCAAATTATGCTGATTGTGTGGATACAAGAAAATCtacatttggatatttgtttctgTTAGGTGGAGGATCAATATCATGGAAGAGTGCAAAGTAG